One Palaemon carinicauda isolate YSFRI2023 chromosome 4, ASM3689809v2, whole genome shotgun sequence DNA segment encodes these proteins:
- the LOC137640029 gene encoding zinc finger protein OZF-like: MSSRDREKMRNSESLEFPMKSDIEDSSSLSVVKPENSDLVGNVSLFVDGSLFIDPDMEFKAEPGIFESSEGDMKYAYDSDASGTEDNSQSCRCRECGETFSKQVNLEAHYINHTRRRSFNCGDCGKAFFKKSVLVAHLRTHTGEKPFKCSACDKVFSQKTHLTKHYRIHTVEKPFKCNVCEQAFSQGSTLKNHYRIHTGEKPFKCDVCGKAFSQKGALSSHLITHTGEKPFKCNVCQKAFSQRTHLTNHCKIHTGEKSFKCNVCDKKFSRKSNLNAHYRIHTGVKPFKCSVCDKAFSQRIHLTTHCRIHTETIELRGTK; encoded by the coding sequence ATGTCATCTCGTGATAGGGAAAAGATGAGGAATTCTGAATCATTAGAGTTTCCAATGAAAAGTGATATTGAAGATTCATCTTCACTCTCTGTAGTCAAGCCAGAAAATAGTGATTTGGTAGGAAATGTTTCGCTCTTTGTTGACGGGTCTCTTTTTATAGATCCagacatggaattcaaagcagagccaggaATATTTGAATCAAGTGAAGGTGACATGAAATATGCTTATGACTCTGATGCATCAGGGACTGAGGACAACTCACAAAGTTGCAGATGCAGAGAATGTGGCGAAACATTTTCTAAGCAAGTTAACCTTGAAGCCCATTATATAAATCATACTAGGCGGAGGTCATTCAATTGTGGTGACTGTGGCAAAGCATTTTTTAAGAAAAGTGTTCTCGTAGCACATTTACgaactcacactggggagaagccattcaagtgtagTGCTTGTGACAAAGTATTTTCTCAGAAAACTCATCTTACAAaacattatagaattcacactgtggagaagccatttaagtgcaatgTATGTGAGCAAGCCTTTTCTCAGGGAAGTACTCTTAAAAAtcattatagaattcacactggagagaagccattcaagtgcgatgtctgtggcaaagcattttctcagaaagGGGCTCTCTCATCACATTTGATAACTCAtactggggagaaaccattcaagtgtaatgttTGTCAGAAAGCATTTTCTCAGCGAACTCATCTCACAAATCATTGtaaaattcacactggggagaaatcATTCAAGTGCAATGTCTGTGACAAAAAATTTTCTCGGAAAAGTAATCTCAATGCTCATTATAGAATTCACACCGGGGTGAAGCCGTTCaaatgcagtgtctgtgacaaagcattttctcagagaaTTCATCTCACAACTCATTGTAGAATTCACACTGAGACAATAGAGCTGAGAGGCACAAAATAA